A window of the Fibrobacter sp. UWH4 genome harbors these coding sequences:
- a CDS encoding V-type ATP synthase subunit I yields the protein MITPMKKVTVLTVAGAVEETLQALRTLEILHLTPLKAAAGAKLNHARGEVNRVQKALEVVPEKAPKGVTPVKEAAPAASLIDEIQQLVAESKQAEIDKEQAEEELTKLSMFKNLDPATAAALAAKGIYVKLYQLHDGKIPFELDGEGSIEEFGQDENGKYVAVVSRGDAPVAVKGNFTELSMPPKSLAEYREMEAKAKETLARVEKRLGELSGARESIEDKLLEVGDDYRMVEAEASMVGDKNVAAVQGFCPAPRVGELEKAAREHGWGLLVDDPADGDDIPTLLTYSKLSRPMQFLYDIIGISPGYKEVDVSAVFLCFFSIFFAMIVGDSAYGLLFLGLALFARSKMPKANPAGFHFIYLMSIATIVWGVINASFLGLSPALAGWTYYLDITNYGWLPEPLKNAMLWIRTSAPTDPAKFEAYKAFAQSITILPESFVPKAAGASQMQHIQLFCFCIAVVHLSIAHIWNVCVRIKRKDSTFMAQVGWLIGCWVMFFLACQMVLGIDMPKFVIPMFIVEAVLLVLFTVPPKRLKQDFISIPMLVLDVVNSFTDVISYIRLFAVGMSGAAIAEAFNDMLSPLFGSAVGIAGAAFLLLFVHGLNIALAVMGVAVHAVRLNTLEFSNGLGQEWSGFAFAPFAKQKN from the coding sequence ATGATTACTCCTATGAAGAAAGTGACGGTGCTGACGGTTGCAGGTGCGGTTGAAGAGACGCTCCAGGCGCTCCGTACGCTTGAAATTTTGCACCTCACGCCCCTCAAGGCGGCTGCAGGCGCCAAGCTGAACCATGCCCGCGGTGAAGTAAACCGCGTGCAGAAGGCCTTGGAAGTGGTGCCCGAGAAGGCCCCGAAGGGTGTGACTCCTGTGAAGGAAGCCGCTCCGGCTGCAAGCCTTATCGATGAAATCCAGCAACTGGTTGCCGAAAGCAAGCAGGCGGAAATCGACAAGGAACAGGCCGAAGAGGAACTCACCAAACTTTCCATGTTCAAGAACCTGGACCCCGCAACGGCAGCAGCACTCGCGGCGAAGGGTATCTATGTCAAACTGTACCAGCTCCATGACGGTAAAATCCCGTTCGAACTCGATGGCGAAGGTTCTATCGAGGAATTCGGCCAGGATGAAAACGGCAAGTATGTAGCTGTGGTGAGCAGGGGAGATGCCCCTGTGGCCGTGAAGGGAAACTTCACGGAACTCTCGATGCCGCCCAAATCCCTTGCCGAATACCGCGAAATGGAAGCGAAAGCCAAGGAAACGCTTGCCCGCGTCGAGAAACGCCTGGGTGAACTTTCGGGTGCCCGCGAATCTATCGAGGACAAGCTTCTCGAAGTGGGTGACGACTACCGCATGGTCGAAGCCGAAGCCTCGATGGTGGGCGACAAGAACGTCGCCGCCGTGCAGGGCTTCTGCCCTGCGCCTCGCGTGGGCGAACTCGAGAAGGCCGCCCGCGAGCACGGCTGGGGCCTCCTGGTGGACGACCCAGCCGACGGCGACGATATTCCGACGCTGCTTACCTACAGCAAGCTCAGCCGTCCCATGCAGTTTCTGTACGATATCATCGGCATTTCGCCGGGGTACAAGGAAGTGGACGTGTCGGCCGTGTTCCTTTGCTTCTTCAGCATCTTCTTTGCGATGATCGTGGGCGACTCGGCTTACGGCCTGTTGTTCCTCGGTCTGGCACTCTTTGCCCGCTCCAAGATGCCGAAAGCGAACCCTGCTGGTTTCCACTTTATCTACCTCATGAGCATCGCCACCATCGTGTGGGGTGTCATCAACGCAAGCTTCTTGGGGCTTAGCCCAGCGCTTGCGGGGTGGACGTATTACCTGGACATCACCAACTACGGCTGGTTGCCTGAACCGCTGAAGAACGCGATGCTCTGGATCCGCACCAGCGCCCCGACTGACCCGGCGAAGTTCGAAGCCTACAAGGCTTTCGCCCAGTCGATTACGATTCTGCCCGAAAGCTTCGTGCCGAAGGCAGCGGGTGCCTCCCAGATGCAGCATATCCAGCTGTTCTGCTTCTGCATCGCCGTGGTCCACCTGAGTATTGCCCATATCTGGAACGTGTGCGTGCGCATCAAGCGCAAGGACTCCACGTTCATGGCGCAGGTGGGCTGGCTCATCGGCTGCTGGGTGATGTTCTTCCTGGCCTGCCAGATGGTGCTCGGTATCGACATGCCGAAGTTCGTCATCCCGATGTTCATCGTGGAAGCGGTACTCCTGGTGCTCTTTACGGTGCCGCCCAAGAGGCTCAAGCAGGACTTCATCAGCATCCCGATGCTCGTGCTCGACGTGGTGAACAGCTTTACCGACGTGATCAGTTACATCCGTCTGTTTGCCGTGGGCATGTCCGGTGCGGCCATCGCCGAGGCGTTCAACGACATGCTTTCGCCGCTGTTCGGCTCCGCTGTCGGTATCGCCGGGGCTGCCTTCCTGCTGCTGTTTGTGCATGGCCTGAACATCGCACTTGCGGTCATGGGCGTCGCCGTCCACGCCGTACGTCTTAACACACTCGAATTTTCAAATGGACTTGGCCAGGAATGGAGCGGATTCGCGTTCGCGCCCTTCGCCAAGCAGAAAAATTAA
- a CDS encoding V-type ATP synthase subunit D: MAKVKLTKNALKAERDALKRFQRYLPTLLLKKQQLQMEMRTIQERVMAKREEEDKLRKSMASWISLFAEPIEWSKYLSVKEVRQGEGNIAGVKIPTYDGVDFNISIPDFFTTPVWLDDGIRSLQGLISLRLERRVLERQYELLSKELRTTSQRVNLFEKVKIPEAKENIRVINIFLGDQQTSGVARSKLAKGKATARTAAQDALAKEAAA, from the coding sequence ATGGCGAAGGTCAAGTTAACAAAGAACGCCCTCAAGGCGGAACGTGACGCGTTGAAGCGCTTCCAGCGCTATCTGCCCACGTTGCTGTTGAAAAAGCAGCAGCTGCAGATGGAAATGCGCACGATCCAGGAGAGGGTGATGGCTAAGCGAGAAGAGGAGGACAAGCTCCGCAAGAGCATGGCTTCCTGGATTTCGCTGTTTGCCGAACCCATCGAATGGTCAAAGTACCTGTCGGTGAAGGAAGTGCGCCAGGGTGAAGGAAACATCGCCGGCGTGAAGATTCCGACATACGACGGGGTAGATTTTAATATCTCGATTCCGGATTTCTTTACCACGCCCGTGTGGCTGGACGACGGTATCAGAAGCCTCCAGGGCCTGATTTCGCTGCGTCTCGAACGCCGCGTGCTCGAGCGTCAATACGAACTCCTCTCGAAGGAACTGCGTACCACGAGCCAGCGCGTGAACCTGTTCGAAAAGGTGAAGATTCCCGAGGCGAAGGAAAATATCCGCGTCATCAACATCTTCCTGGGCGACCAGCAGACCAGCGGCGTTGCCCGCAGCAAGCTTGCCAAGGGTAAGGCTACCGCCCGTACCGCTGCCCAGGATGCACTCGCGAAGGAGGCCGCCGCATGA
- a CDS encoding V-type ATP synthase subunit B, translated as MHNVAYHRIERIAGSVITLRAEGVANQELAQVTSSFGTSLARVIRIDGDMVDLQVFAGARGISTDSEVRFLGEPMKVPYSEALLGRVFNGAGKPRDNGPEVDGERITIGGPSVNPAKRIIPKTMVRTGIPMIDVFNTLVVSQKLPIFSIAGEPYNELLARIALQAEVDVIILGGMGLKHDDYLYLKDFLEKNGALSRTVMFMHTASDPIVECLLVPDASLAVAEKFATEGKNVLVLLTDMTNFADAMKEIAITMEQIPSNRGYPGDLYSQLASRYEKAVDFSDAGSITILAVTTMPGDDVTHPVPDNTGYITEGQFYLRKGRIEPFGSLSRLKQQVNGKTRSDHRTIMNTMIQLYASYKETLEKQSMGFNMSNWDQKLLKYGARFEKEMMDLSVNIPLEKALDLGWEILADCFAPEETGIPTKMINEYWPKKG; from the coding sequence ATGCATAATGTGGCATACCATCGTATTGAACGCATCGCCGGTTCCGTGATTACGCTCCGTGCCGAAGGTGTAGCAAACCAGGAACTTGCCCAGGTGACAAGCTCGTTCGGAACATCCCTTGCCCGCGTGATCCGTATTGACGGCGACATGGTGGACTTGCAGGTGTTCGCAGGTGCCCGCGGTATTTCCACCGACTCCGAAGTTCGCTTCTTGGGCGAACCGATGAAGGTTCCGTACAGCGAAGCCTTGCTTGGCCGCGTGTTTAACGGTGCCGGCAAGCCCCGCGACAACGGTCCCGAAGTGGATGGCGAACGCATTACTATCGGCGGTCCTTCCGTGAACCCCGCCAAGCGTATCATCCCGAAGACGATGGTGCGTACGGGTATCCCGATGATCGACGTGTTCAACACGCTCGTCGTTTCCCAGAAGCTCCCGATTTTCTCTATCGCCGGTGAACCGTATAACGAACTCTTGGCCCGCATCGCCTTGCAGGCCGAAGTGGACGTGATTATCCTCGGCGGTATGGGCCTGAAGCACGATGACTACCTGTACCTGAAGGACTTCCTCGAAAAGAACGGTGCTTTGAGCCGTACGGTGATGTTCATGCACACCGCCTCTGACCCGATTGTGGAATGCTTGCTCGTGCCGGATGCATCCCTTGCCGTGGCTGAAAAGTTTGCTACCGAAGGCAAGAACGTGCTCGTGCTCCTTACCGACATGACGAACTTTGCCGACGCCATGAAGGAAATCGCCATTACGATGGAACAGATTCCGTCGAACCGCGGTTACCCTGGCGACCTTTACTCTCAGCTGGCCAGCCGTTACGAAAAGGCCGTGGACTTCAGCGATGCCGGTTCCATTACCATTCTCGCCGTGACCACCATGCCTGGCGACGACGTGACCCACCCGGTTCCGGATAACACCGGTTACATTACCGAAGGTCAGTTCTACCTGCGTAAGGGCCGTATTGAACCGTTCGGTTCTTTGAGCCGTTTGAAGCAGCAGGTGAACGGCAAGACCCGTAGCGACCACCGTACCATCATGAACACCATGATCCAGCTGTACGCAAGCTACAAGGAAACTTTGGAAAAGCAGTCCATGGGCTTCAACATGAGTAACTGGGACCAGAAACTGCTGAAATACGGTGCCCGTTTCGAGAAGGAAATGATGGACCTCTCCGTGAACATTCCTCTTGAAAAGGCATTGGACCTTGGCTGGGAAATCCTTGCCGACTGCTTCGCTCCTGAAGAAACCGGTATTCCGACCAAGATGATCAACGAATATTGGCCCAAGAAGGGGTAA
- a CDS encoding V-type ATP synthase subunit A: protein MASIGKIIGVNGNLIRVKFESAVSQNEVAYAKLTQKNKDGKSEVIPLKSEVIRIRGDYAELQVFEDTTGLKTGDEVEFTGELLSVELGPGLLTQVFDGLQNPLPKLAEECGFFLQRGKYLKALPRDKKWAFTPVAKAGDVVVAGDTLGTVPEGVFTHRIMVPFRLLGKWTVESVSAAGEHVVEDVVAKLKNDKGETQDVTMVQTWPVKMPIKAYEERLRPSKPLTMQQRIIDTFFPVMQGGTFCTPGPFGAGKTVLQQLMSRYADVDIVILAACGERAGEVVETLREFPELIDPRTGKSLMERTLIICNTSSMPVAAREASVYTGVTLAEYYRQMGLNVLLLADSTSRWAQALREMSGRLEEIPGEEAFPAYLESVIAAFYERGGVVRLKDGSTGSVTICGSVSPAGGNFEEPVTQATLKVVGAFLGLSRERSDQRRFPAIHPLDSWSKYEGIIDSKKVAEARHILANGVDVNNMMKVVGEEGTSIDDFVIYLKSEYLDAVYLQQDAYNEIDAACSAERQKYVFDKVYTILKTPMKFSEKDVARTFFLKLTQSTKDWNRVKFDSQEFKDLEQSIFASVKEVSANA from the coding sequence ATGGCTAGTATCGGAAAAATCATCGGCGTCAACGGTAACCTGATTCGCGTCAAGTTCGAAAGCGCCGTGTCCCAGAACGAAGTGGCGTATGCCAAGCTTACTCAGAAAAACAAGGACGGCAAGTCCGAAGTTATCCCCCTCAAGAGCGAAGTCATCCGTATCCGCGGTGACTACGCCGAACTCCAGGTGTTCGAAGACACCACGGGTTTAAAGACGGGTGACGAGGTGGAATTCACCGGCGAACTTTTGTCCGTAGAACTTGGCCCCGGCCTTTTGACCCAGGTGTTTGACGGTCTGCAGAACCCGCTCCCGAAGCTTGCCGAAGAATGCGGCTTCTTCCTGCAGCGCGGTAAGTACTTGAAGGCGCTCCCCCGCGACAAGAAGTGGGCGTTTACCCCGGTCGCGAAGGCGGGCGATGTGGTGGTCGCGGGCGATACGCTCGGCACCGTGCCCGAAGGCGTGTTCACGCACCGCATCATGGTGCCGTTCCGCCTGCTCGGCAAGTGGACCGTGGAATCGGTCTCTGCCGCTGGCGAACATGTGGTTGAAGATGTGGTCGCCAAGCTCAAGAACGACAAGGGCGAAACCCAGGACGTGACCATGGTGCAGACCTGGCCGGTGAAGATGCCGATCAAGGCCTACGAAGAACGCCTGCGCCCGAGCAAGCCTCTGACCATGCAGCAGCGCATTATCGATACGTTCTTCCCCGTGATGCAGGGCGGTACGTTCTGTACGCCGGGCCCCTTCGGTGCCGGTAAGACCGTGCTTCAGCAGCTCATGAGCCGCTACGCCGACGTGGATATCGTGATCTTGGCCGCTTGCGGTGAACGTGCAGGTGAAGTGGTGGAAACCCTCCGCGAATTCCCTGAACTGATTGACCCGCGTACCGGCAAGTCCCTGATGGAACGTACGCTGATTATTTGTAACACGTCTTCGATGCCGGTGGCTGCCCGTGAAGCTTCCGTTTATACGGGCGTGACTCTCGCCGAATACTACCGCCAAATGGGCCTGAACGTGCTCCTCTTGGCTGACTCGACTTCCCGTTGGGCACAGGCCTTGCGTGAAATGAGCGGCCGCTTGGAAGAAATTCCGGGCGAAGAAGCCTTCCCGGCCTACCTCGAATCCGTGATTGCCGCCTTCTATGAACGCGGTGGCGTGGTTCGCCTCAAGGACGGCTCTACCGGTTCCGTGACGATTTGCGGTTCCGTGTCGCCTGCAGGTGGTAACTTCGAAGAACCGGTGACCCAGGCAACCCTGAAGGTGGTGGGCGCATTCCTCGGCCTTAGCCGTGAACGTTCCGACCAGCGCCGCTTCCCGGCAATCCACCCGCTGGATTCCTGGTCCAAGTACGAAGGCATCATCGACAGCAAGAAGGTTGCCGAAGCCCGTCACATCCTCGCAAACGGCGTGGACGTGAACAACATGATGAAGGTGGTGGGCGAAGAAGGTACCTCGATCGACGACTTCGTGATTTACCTGAAGTCCGAATACCTCGATGCCGTTTACCTGCAGCAGGACGCCTACAACGAAATCGACGCCGCCTGCTCCGCTGAACGTCAGAAGTACGTGTTCGACAAGGTTTACACCATCCTCAAGACCCCGATGAAGTTCAGCGAAAAGGACGTCGCCCGTACGTTCTTCCTCAAGCTCACTCAGTCGACGAAGGACTGGAACCGCGTCAAGTTCGATTCCCAGGAATTCAAGGACCTTGAACAAAGTATTTTCGCTTCCGTGAAGGAGGTTTCCGCTAATGCATAA
- a CDS encoding DUF2764 family protein translates to MSSPSYLMASLPMIEFGDPAPLSMEDFRHRCIGVLSEPELAALDALLDDGECEECDDEFVRAYKAHEIQMKNVSGRLRASAWGPDIRFTEKSFPGYDVAFAKMIQDAFAKSNPMEKEQDIDKARFWLVDSLAGVGEGTVKHVYAYAIKLKICERWARLSEQAGDAAVLNVINANDPAYAPAAAQE, encoded by the coding sequence ATGAGCAGTCCTTCTTACTTGATGGCATCTCTTCCGATGATTGAGTTCGGCGATCCAGCCCCGCTCAGTATGGAAGATTTTCGCCACCGCTGCATCGGCGTGCTGTCCGAGCCGGAACTTGCGGCTCTGGACGCGCTTCTGGATGACGGTGAATGCGAAGAGTGCGACGACGAGTTCGTGCGCGCCTACAAGGCCCACGAAATCCAGATGAAGAACGTTTCGGGCAGGCTCCGTGCAAGCGCATGGGGGCCCGATATCCGTTTTACGGAAAAGTCCTTCCCGGGTTACGATGTCGCCTTTGCCAAGATGATTCAAGATGCGTTTGCCAAGTCGAATCCTATGGAAAAAGAGCAGGATATCGACAAGGCCCGTTTCTGGCTTGTGGACTCGCTTGCAGGTGTGGGCGAGGGTACCGTCAAGCATGTTTACGCTTATGCGATCAAACTGAAGATTTGTGAACGTTGGGCGCGCCTCTCCGAACAAGCGGGCGACGCTGCCGTGTTGAATGTTATTAATGCAAACGATCCTGCGTACGCCCCTGCGGCGGCACAGGAATGA
- a CDS encoding ATPase yields MAEDLQYLMERIQKDAVDKAENEAAAIIAKAKEKAADIVKAAEAEASARLEKADKDAEAFTERSERTLEQSARDLLLSVGKNLEKMIMDLLNLQVEKSLDESTVKSMLLTVAKSYTSDIEVDFSEADAKKLTSFVMGEFAKQLSAGVKVESDKGVKFGFRIKLDGGKVTHEFTEAAMADALSALLRPQLARVVNAAAQAK; encoded by the coding sequence ATGGCAGAAGACTTGCAATACCTTATGGAACGCATCCAGAAAGATGCTGTCGATAAAGCAGAAAACGAGGCGGCGGCGATCATTGCCAAGGCCAAGGAAAAGGCGGCCGATATCGTGAAGGCTGCCGAGGCCGAAGCGTCCGCCCGTCTGGAAAAGGCCGACAAGGACGCCGAAGCGTTCACGGAACGTAGCGAACGCACCCTGGAACAGTCCGCCCGCGACCTTTTGCTTTCGGTAGGCAAGAATCTCGAAAAGATGATTATGGACCTTTTGAACCTCCAGGTGGAAAAGTCCCTGGACGAATCCACTGTCAAGAGCATGCTCCTCACGGTAGCTAAGTCCTATACCTCCGACATCGAGGTGGATTTCTCCGAAGCCGATGCCAAGAAGCTTACATCCTTTGTGATGGGCGAGTTTGCCAAGCAGCTTTCCGCCGGCGTGAAGGTCGAAAGCGACAAGGGTGTCAAGTTCGGCTTCCGCATCAAGCTCGATGGCGGCAAGGTCACCCACGAATTTACAGAAGCTGCAATGGCCGACGCTCTTTCGGCCCTGCTCCGTCCGCAACTTGCCAGAGTGGTAAACGCTGCCGCACAGGCGAAGTAA